In Halopelagius inordinatus, a single genomic region encodes these proteins:
- a CDS encoding pyridoxal-phosphate-dependent aminotransferase family protein: protein MGPGPSDVHPRVLRAMSTPLVGHLDPSFVDIMQEVQELLRYTFRTDNEWTIPVSGTGSASMEAAIGNMVEPGETMLVPTNGYFGDRMASMARRAGGEVVTVDAPWGKPLDTAAVQDAFDEHQPDVFGFVHAETSTGVKQPNVPELTDIAHSHDAYVIADTVTSLGGVELEVDDWGIDVAYSGPQKCLSCPPGASPLTLNDRAMDKVLSREAEPRSWYLDISLLEGYWGDERAYHHTAPVTNVYALREALRLVAEEGIEERWDRHLHVAGALKAAAEAMGLGLNPDDEFWLPSLNAVLVPDGVDAGAAIDYLLEQYDLEIAGGLGALSGDIFRIGCMGHSARPQNVAFLATALGEALEAQGADVDVEAGLGAMRDALNR from the coding sequence ATGGGTCCCGGTCCGAGCGACGTCCACCCGCGCGTCCTCCGCGCGATGTCCACGCCGTTGGTCGGTCACCTCGACCCCTCGTTCGTCGACATCATGCAGGAGGTACAGGAACTGCTTCGGTACACGTTCCGGACGGACAACGAGTGGACGATACCCGTCTCGGGCACCGGGTCGGCGTCGATGGAGGCGGCCATCGGCAATATGGTCGAACCCGGCGAGACGATGCTCGTCCCGACGAACGGCTACTTCGGCGACCGGATGGCGTCGATGGCCCGCCGCGCCGGGGGCGAGGTGGTCACCGTCGACGCCCCGTGGGGCAAACCGCTCGACACGGCGGCGGTACAGGACGCCTTCGACGAACACCAACCCGACGTGTTCGGCTTCGTCCACGCCGAAACCTCGACGGGCGTCAAACAGCCGAACGTCCCCGAACTGACCGACATCGCCCACAGCCACGACGCCTACGTCATCGCCGACACCGTCACCTCCCTCGGCGGCGTCGAGTTAGAGGTGGACGACTGGGGCATCGACGTGGCCTACTCCGGCCCGCAGAAATGCCTCTCCTGTCCGCCGGGCGCGAGTCCCCTCACGCTCAACGACCGAGCGATGGACAAGGTGCTCTCCCGAGAGGCGGAGCCTCGGTCGTGGTACCTCGACATCTCGCTTCTCGAAGGCTACTGGGGCGACGAACGCGCGTACCACCACACCGCGCCCGTCACGAACGTCTACGCTCTCCGCGAGGCCCTTCGACTGGTCGCCGAAGAGGGAATCGAGGAGCGCTGGGACCGGCACCTGCACGTCGCGGGCGCGTTGAAGGCCGCCGCGGAGGCGATGGGCCTCGGTCTCAACCCCGACGACGAGTTCTGGCTCCCGAGTCTGAACGCCGTCCTCGTCCCCGACGGCGTGGACGCGGGCGCGGCCATCGACTACCTCCTCGAACAGTACGACCTAGAAATCGCGGGCGGCCTCGGCGCACTCTCGGGCGACATCTTCCGAATCGGCTGCATGGGTCACTCCGCGCGGCCGCAGAACGTCGCGTTCCTCGCGACGGCGCTCGGCGAAGCGCTGGAAGCGCAGGGCGCGGACGTGGACGTGGAGGCCGGACTCGGCGCGATGCGCGACGCGCTGAATCGGTGA
- a CDS encoding winged helix-turn-helix domain-containing protein: MSRADSIRVCDDCMEPADAFALVGDETRLSILEALWRLDGPARFSDVRNEIEMRDSAQFNYHLGKLTGQFVRKTEAGYELRTAGRRVVQAILAGSFTQHPRRELEIDDPCIRCGEMLTAHYEDEMLCIECPACGHGHGKYSFPPGGLHGRTDAEVLDAFDQRVRHLDCLAKDGVCPECNGRMQTLIERGEECCLGGSIRATHVCRQCAHERCAAVGLALLDQSAVGSFYADHGVTLSDVPYWRLDWCVSDAPVTVEETDPWRLRVDIRLDDETLRVTVDGELDVVETRRESAPTA, from the coding sequence ATGAGTAGGGCGGACAGCATCCGAGTGTGCGACGACTGTATGGAACCGGCGGACGCCTTCGCACTGGTGGGCGACGAGACGCGACTGTCGATTCTGGAGGCGTTGTGGCGACTCGACGGACCGGCGCGGTTCTCCGACGTGCGAAACGAGATAGAGATGCGCGACAGCGCGCAGTTCAACTACCACCTCGGGAAACTCACGGGGCAGTTCGTGCGGAAGACCGAAGCGGGGTACGAGCTCAGAACCGCCGGGAGACGCGTCGTGCAGGCAATCCTCGCGGGGTCGTTCACGCAACACCCGCGCCGCGAACTGGAGATAGACGACCCGTGCATCCGGTGCGGCGAGATGCTGACGGCGCACTACGAAGACGAGATGCTCTGCATCGAGTGTCCCGCCTGCGGACACGGCCACGGGAAGTACTCGTTCCCGCCCGGCGGCCTTCACGGCAGAACCGACGCGGAGGTGTTAGACGCGTTCGACCAACGGGTCCGGCATCTCGACTGCCTCGCGAAAGACGGCGTCTGCCCCGAGTGTAACGGGCGCATGCAGACGCTCATCGAACGCGGCGAGGAGTGCTGTCTCGGCGGGAGTATCAGAGCGACGCACGTCTGTCGCCAGTGCGCCCACGAACGGTGCGCCGCCGTCGGACTGGCGCTTCTCGACCAGTCCGCGGTCGGCAGTTTCTACGCCGACCACGGGGTGACGCTCTCGGACGTCCCGTACTGGCGACTCGACTGGTGCGTCAGCGACGCCCCCGTCACCGTAGAAGAGACGGACCCGTGGCGACTCCGCGTCGATATCCGACTGGACGACGAGACGCTTCGCGTCACCGTCGACGGCGAACTCGACGTCGTGGAGACGAGACGCGAGTCCGCGCCGACGGCCTGA
- a CDS encoding DUF6920 family protein yields the protein MELEEMRPTRRSFVAGIASAAVAVAVATGAAARALYEREIQSLVDALRDGTESRPSREFSRSDAAGLPDPVRRYFETVLTEGRPYARSVRLEQRGEFRLGDADSPWRRFRATQRFAADPPGFVWDAKIRLVPFVTVRVVDAYVDGAGSLRARLLSVVPVADASSSPELDAGELSRYLAEAVWFPTALLPASGVEWEAIDDSSARATLEEGGTAVSLVFHFGEDDTVTRVTDDGRYREVEGDFERTPWTGRFRNYEERDGVVVPTEADVAWTLPEGDLRYFRATIENVERRPRS from the coding sequence ATGGAACTCGAAGAGATGCGTCCGACGCGGCGGTCGTTCGTCGCCGGTATCGCGTCCGCGGCGGTGGCCGTCGCCGTGGCGACGGGTGCCGCGGCGAGGGCACTGTACGAACGAGAGATTCAGAGCCTCGTGGACGCACTCCGCGACGGCACCGAGTCGCGGCCGAGTCGGGAGTTCTCGCGGTCCGACGCGGCCGGCCTCCCGGACCCCGTCCGTCGGTACTTCGAGACGGTCCTCACGGAGGGTCGTCCGTACGCGCGGTCGGTTCGTCTCGAACAACGGGGGGAGTTCCGCCTCGGCGACGCCGACTCGCCGTGGCGGCGGTTCCGGGCGACACAACGGTTCGCCGCCGACCCGCCGGGGTTCGTCTGGGACGCGAAGATTCGACTCGTACCGTTCGTCACCGTCCGGGTCGTGGACGCCTACGTCGACGGCGCGGGGTCGCTACGCGCGCGCCTGCTCTCGGTCGTTCCGGTCGCCGACGCGTCGTCGAGCCCCGAACTCGACGCCGGGGAGCTTTCTCGGTATCTCGCGGAGGCCGTCTGGTTTCCCACGGCACTGCTCCCCGCGTCGGGCGTCGAATGGGAGGCTATCGACGACTCCTCGGCGCGGGCGACGCTGGAAGAGGGCGGAACGGCCGTCTCGCTCGTCTTTCACTTCGGCGAGGACGACACGGTGACGCGAGTGACCGACGACGGCCGATACCGCGAGGTCGAGGGCGACTTCGAGCGAACGCCGTGGACCGGGCGCTTCCGGAACTACGAGGAACGAGACGGGGTGGTCGTCCCCACCGAGGCGGACGTGGCGTGGACCCTCCCCGAGGGCGACCTACGGTACTTCCGAGCGACTATCGAGAACGTCGAACGGCGACCGCGGTCCTGA
- a CDS encoding phosphatase PAP2 family protein — translation MSVVGSDRGIGLVEVLHGSASEPVLLFFALLTQLGDVWFLFVLGGLLYVVGDQFPRWGIDRRRGLFVLALLLTYVALIGVLKNFFLLPRPPGAGESPVIAWVPVAFQGVLASIATGSGPGFPSGHAFGSTLVWGGFALVVFGDDVSPGWLGAAAVVGLVSLSRLVLGVHYLVDVVVGAGLGAVVLGVLYVVADRGTAPARVLLVAVGVGALGLVQSVSFESVAALGSGVGGWLVWRGIADSTPAQPSNRREAAAGFVVYGLAGGFFAVVYAVEPSLIVTFFGSAVAVGGAVVAPLAGERLLAR, via the coding sequence ATGAGTGTGGTCGGAAGTGACCGCGGCATCGGACTGGTCGAGGTGCTTCACGGGTCGGCATCGGAACCCGTTCTCCTGTTCTTTGCTCTCTTGACCCAACTCGGAGACGTCTGGTTTCTCTTCGTTTTGGGTGGTCTCCTGTACGTCGTCGGCGATCAGTTCCCGCGGTGGGGGATCGACCGGCGGCGTGGCCTGTTCGTTCTCGCTCTCTTGCTCACCTACGTGGCTCTCATCGGAGTGCTCAAGAACTTCTTTCTGCTCCCTCGTCCCCCCGGTGCGGGTGAGTCACCCGTCATAGCGTGGGTTCCGGTCGCCTTCCAAGGCGTGTTAGCTTCGATCGCGACCGGGTCGGGGCCCGGATTTCCGAGCGGCCACGCCTTCGGGAGCACTCTGGTTTGGGGCGGGTTCGCACTCGTCGTCTTCGGAGACGACGTCTCGCCGGGGTGGCTCGGAGCCGCGGCCGTCGTCGGTCTCGTCTCGCTCTCGCGACTCGTCTTGGGCGTCCACTACCTCGTCGACGTCGTGGTCGGCGCGGGTCTCGGAGCGGTGGTGCTGGGTGTGCTCTACGTGGTCGCCGACCGAGGCACCGCCCCCGCTCGGGTGCTCCTCGTCGCGGTCGGCGTCGGTGCTCTCGGACTCGTCCAGAGCGTTAGCTTCGAGAGCGTGGCCGCACTCGGAAGCGGCGTCGGCGGGTGGCTCGTCTGGCGCGGCATCGCCGATTCGACGCCCGCTCAGCCGTCGAATCGCCGGGAGGCGGCCGCCGGGTTCGTCGTGTACGGACTGGCAGGCGGTTTCTTCGCGGTGGTGTACGCCGTCGAACCGTCACTGATAGTCACGTTTTTCGGCTCCGCGGTCGCCGTCGGCGGAGCCGTCGTCGCGCCTCTGGCCGGTGAGAGACTCCTCGCTCGGTGA
- a CDS encoding FAD-binding and (Fe-S)-binding domain-containing protein, whose translation MASEERRPETWNGHNADSVDSHGFQEFQAAGDYAVEDVAEYADLASDLRDAVAGEVRFDEYAQVLYATDGSIYGARPAGVVIPRSVDDVREAVQIASDHGIPILPRGAGSSLAGQTVGPGCVVIDFSKYMDGVVEIDPEGRSATVRPGVVQDDLDDRLSKHGLKFAPDPASSNRATVGGGIGNNSTGAHSVRYGITDAYTDELRVVLTDGSLIHTRDVVVDSDEWDDIVSKDDREAQIYRTVRRLVEENEAEIDERYPDLKRCVSGYNLHKVISENEAGETVMNLTKLFVGAEGTLGVIVEATVSLVTVPEETALVLYAYDDLVDAMAAVPDALEFDASAVELMDDEVFQMAAESGEYAQYVEPIPEGTAATLMLEFDSELHDDFEAAIAEANDHFLRGEASPDGTVAGGRAFEAVEAYTEEAQADIWKLRKAAIPLLMSLEGDPKPYPFIEDATVPPEELAEYVTEFEEVLETHGTSAAYFAHAGSGTLHIRPILNLKDEDGIETMRGITDDVTDLVLDHGGAFSGEHGDGLARTEWNPKMYGPELWSAFQDLKTAFDPDWLMNPGKVVYTDENPTDMRDHLRYGSAYSSLEPTTTLDFDDEGGFSHLVELCNGCGTCRQTGSDTMCPTYRASKDEAETTRGRANMLRAAISGDLSEDEMYTERFQREVLDLCVGCKGCKNDCPTGVDLAKLKAEVKHEYHEKEGSGLREKLFANIDTVSKVGSALAPLSNAASKVPGARTVMEKTLGIAEERELPTFTRDTLEAWMRQRDPAVPESEAEHRVLLFPDTYTNYSNPQVGKDAVRVLEAAGVHVRLAENVGPSGRAAFSLGFLDKARRRAARNAAELAPYVEDGWAVVFVEPSDAVMFQDEYLDLLDRQSVRNVSAASYGVLEFVDAFRLDEEFTAGADASPSATAGGPNAAVADGGPTDSLTYHGHCNQKALNKDHHAVGVLRRVGYDVDPVDSGCCGMAGSFGYESEHYDLSQSIGKILFGKVEESRGESVVAPGTSCRTQLGDREGAEKPTHPIQKVAEAVSR comes from the coding sequence ATGGCCTCCGAGGAACGTCGGCCGGAGACGTGGAACGGGCACAATGCCGATAGCGTGGATTCGCACGGCTTTCAGGAATTTCAGGCGGCGGGCGACTACGCCGTCGAAGACGTGGCCGAGTACGCCGATTTGGCGAGTGACCTGCGGGACGCCGTCGCCGGCGAGGTACGGTTCGACGAGTACGCGCAGGTGTTGTACGCCACCGACGGGTCGATATACGGCGCGCGCCCCGCCGGAGTCGTCATCCCGCGCAGCGTGGACGACGTTCGAGAGGCGGTGCAGATAGCGTCCGACCACGGGATTCCGATTCTCCCGCGCGGGGCGGGGTCGTCGCTGGCGGGACAGACGGTCGGGCCCGGATGCGTCGTCATCGACTTCTCGAAGTACATGGACGGGGTGGTCGAGATAGACCCCGAAGGGCGGTCCGCGACGGTTCGACCGGGCGTGGTGCAGGACGACTTAGACGACAGGCTCTCGAAGCACGGACTGAAGTTCGCCCCCGACCCGGCCTCCTCGAACCGGGCGACGGTGGGCGGCGGCATCGGGAACAACTCGACGGGCGCGCACTCGGTCAGATACGGCATCACCGACGCCTACACGGACGAACTGCGCGTCGTGTTGACCGACGGGTCGCTGATCCACACCCGCGACGTGGTCGTCGATAGCGACGAGTGGGACGACATCGTCTCGAAAGACGACAGGGAAGCGCAGATATACCGGACCGTGCGCCGACTCGTCGAGGAGAACGAGGCCGAGATAGACGAACGGTATCCGGACCTGAAGCGGTGCGTCTCGGGCTACAACCTCCACAAGGTGATCTCCGAAAACGAGGCGGGCGAGACGGTGATGAACCTCACCAAACTGTTCGTCGGCGCCGAGGGGACTCTCGGCGTCATCGTGGAAGCCACCGTTTCGCTCGTGACGGTCCCCGAGGAGACGGCACTCGTGCTCTACGCGTACGACGACCTCGTGGACGCGATGGCCGCGGTGCCGGACGCGTTGGAGTTCGACGCCAGCGCGGTCGAACTGATGGACGACGAGGTGTTCCAGATGGCCGCCGAATCCGGCGAGTACGCCCAGTACGTCGAACCGATACCGGAGGGGACGGCGGCGACGTTGATGTTGGAGTTCGACTCCGAACTCCACGACGACTTCGAGGCGGCGATAGCGGAGGCGAACGATCACTTCCTCCGGGGCGAGGCGAGTCCCGACGGAACCGTCGCGGGCGGACGCGCGTTCGAGGCCGTCGAAGCCTACACCGAGGAGGCACAAGCCGACATCTGGAAGCTTCGGAAGGCGGCGATTCCGCTGTTGATGTCGCTCGAAGGCGACCCGAAGCCGTACCCGTTCATCGAGGACGCGACGGTGCCGCCCGAGGAGCTAGCCGAGTACGTCACCGAGTTCGAGGAGGTGTTGGAGACCCACGGAACGTCGGCGGCGTACTTCGCGCACGCCGGTAGCGGGACGCTCCACATCCGGCCCATCCTGAACCTGAAAGACGAAGACGGAATCGAGACGATGCGGGGGATAACCGACGACGTGACCGACCTCGTGTTGGACCACGGCGGCGCGTTCTCGGGCGAACACGGCGACGGACTCGCCCGGACCGAGTGGAACCCGAAGATGTACGGACCGGAGCTGTGGTCGGCGTTTCAGGACCTGAAGACGGCGTTCGACCCCGACTGGCTGATGAACCCGGGGAAGGTGGTGTACACCGACGAGAACCCGACGGACATGCGCGACCACCTCCGCTACGGGTCGGCGTACAGTTCGCTCGAACCGACGACGACGCTCGACTTCGACGACGAGGGCGGGTTCTCTCACCTCGTCGAACTCTGCAACGGATGCGGGACGTGTCGTCAGACGGGGTCGGACACGATGTGTCCGACGTACCGCGCCTCGAAGGACGAGGCGGAGACGACGCGGGGCCGCGCGAACATGCTCCGGGCGGCGATAAGCGGCGACCTCTCCGAGGACGAGATGTACACCGAACGGTTCCAGCGGGAGGTCTTGGACCTCTGTGTGGGCTGTAAGGGCTGTAAGAACGACTGTCCGACCGGCGTGGACTTAGCGAAACTCAAAGCCGAGGTCAAACACGAGTACCACGAGAAAGAGGGGTCGGGTCTCCGAGAGAAACTGTTCGCGAACATCGATACGGTGTCGAAGGTCGGAAGCGCCCTCGCGCCGCTTTCGAACGCGGCGTCGAAGGTGCCCGGCGCGCGGACGGTGATGGAGAAGACGCTCGGCATCGCGGAGGAACGCGAACTCCCGACGTTCACCCGCGACACGTTAGAGGCGTGGATGCGCCAACGGGACCCGGCCGTCCCCGAATCGGAGGCCGAACACCGCGTGTTGCTGTTCCCCGACACGTACACGAACTACTCGAACCCGCAGGTGGGCAAAGACGCCGTTCGCGTCCTCGAAGCGGCGGGGGTCCACGTCCGACTGGCCGAGAACGTCGGTCCGAGCGGTCGCGCGGCGTTCTCGCTGGGCTTTCTCGACAAGGCACGTCGGCGCGCCGCGCGTAACGCCGCCGAACTCGCGCCCTACGTCGAAGACGGGTGGGCCGTCGTGTTCGTCGAACCGTCCGACGCGGTGATGTTCCAAGACGAGTACCTCGACCTGTTGGACCGCCAGTCAGTCCGGAACGTCAGCGCCGCCTCCTACGGCGTGTTGGAGTTCGTGGACGCGTTCCGACTCGACGAGGAGTTCACCGCGGGGGCGGACGCGAGTCCGAGTGCGACGGCGGGCGGGCCGAACGCGGCAGTCGCTGACGGCGGACCGACGGACTCTCTGACGTACCACGGCCACTGCAACCAGAAGGCGCTGAACAAGGACCACCACGCCGTCGGCGTCCTCCGTCGGGTGGGGTACGACGTGGACCCCGTCGACTCCGGATGCTGCGGGATGGCGGGGTCGTTCGGCTACGAGTCGGAGCATTACGACCTCTCGCAGTCCATCGGGAAGATACTGTTCGGCAAAGTCGAGGAGAGTCGGGGCGAATCCGTCGTCGCGCCCGGCACGTCGTGTCGGACGCAACTCGGTGACCGCGAGGGGGCGGAGAAACCGACCCACCCGATACAGAAGGTGGCGGAGGCGGTGTCGAGGTGA
- a CDS encoding energy-coupling factor ABC transporter permease, which produces MHILTGMLSTAVATLFAVASTGAVGEALRRAKGTLSRDRVRLFALLSATIFAAQMLNWPIPGGTSAHFVGGALAGILLGPAAGVLAMTVVVGVQGVLFADGGLVVLGANVWNMAVVNVLVGYFAYRLLADRHETAAVFAAGTVGVTAAALFAGLQLGASAAFDYRLVETVSTMTATHAALGVVEGLLTVGAVRFFRAAGAPAAFDVESDDAEVSA; this is translated from the coding sequence ATGCACATACTCACGGGAATGCTGAGTACGGCCGTCGCAACGCTTTTCGCAGTCGCCTCGACGGGCGCGGTGGGCGAAGCCCTCCGTCGCGCGAAGGGGACGCTGTCGAGAGACCGAGTCCGACTGTTCGCGCTCCTGTCGGCGACGATATTCGCCGCGCAGATGCTGAACTGGCCGATACCGGGCGGGACGAGCGCCCACTTCGTCGGCGGCGCACTCGCGGGCATCCTCCTCGGACCCGCCGCGGGCGTGTTGGCGATGACCGTCGTCGTCGGCGTCCAAGGCGTCCTCTTCGCCGATGGCGGACTCGTCGTCCTCGGCGCGAACGTCTGGAACATGGCCGTCGTGAACGTCCTCGTCGGCTACTTCGCGTACCGCCTCCTCGCGGACAGGCACGAAACCGCCGCCGTCTTCGCCGCGGGGACTGTCGGCGTCACCGCCGCCGCCCTCTTCGCCGGCCTCCAACTCGGGGCTTCGGCCGCCTTCGACTACCGACTCGTCGAAACCGTCTCGACGATGACGGCGACGCACGCCGCGTTGGGCGTCGTGGAGGGCCTCCTGACCGTCGGTGCGGTCCGGTTCTTCCGCGCGGCGGGCGCACCGGCCGCGTTCGACGTCGAGAGCGACGACGCGGAGGTGTCGGCGTGA